Genomic window (Cucumis sativus cultivar 9930 chromosome 2, Cucumber_9930_V3, whole genome shotgun sequence):
ataacttttttttatattttataaatattttgataggttttactttatttaaaaatattttcatcaaaacaATTCAACGTGGAGGGGACAtgttgatataaaatttaatacccCAATTTTGAAGGCATTATTCTCTGTTAGCACAAAGATTAATAATATTGAGATAATTAGTAACTAATCTGACATTGTATTTGAAGGTTGATTATTTGAacctttaaaaaatgaaactctCCAATTTGCTATTGGCACGTGATTTTGAGTAAGATCGCGATTCACAGTTCCTCGCTTTGTAGTTACATACCGTTCATTCcttctaatttataattaattataaatactCTTTTGGTTTCACAATTTggatatttaatttcatatctATTTAATCgtttactttatttcaaacttttgaaattagaCTACTTGATtctatatcaatttaaatcttatgattataaattttcaattattaataaattaaaaaaaaactattaaataaGTCAACCATGGAAACTCAagattttactaaattaatacaaaatatcTAAGTTTATAATACACATAAAAGTTCAACAGCAATTGTATCATTCAAATTAACTTAACCTTTAAAAAAGATGggataaaattttcttaaattaaaaaaaaatatattagtcaGATTTAAATTATACCCATAGCATCTAATTCTGGTCCTTTTCCCACCAAAAAACACAtctgattttttaaaaaatttaaaatatgttgaaaatattttatttgagaatttaatttttattttaactataaagatatagataaaattaaatatgagtttttaaaattgaaataagtttgttatttAATGAGATAAACAACACATCGCAATCAAAAGCAAAGATTAATATAGtaattgaagttaaaaataCGCAAATctaatctaatatttttttcccttcaaatcttgttttttttttttttcttctaataaatatatatataaaaaaatagagtgaggaaaaagaaaattgtcgTGATCGTGACAACGCGATCTTAGTCTGGAAGCTCGGGAGGAGCTTTAGCAAAGCAAAGAAAAGCTTTATCGATTCGATTTTGGCGTTCCTGGAGGAAGAAAGGGAGGGAAATGGCGTCTGAGCTCCAGCAATTGAGGTTTAACCCGCCCCAATCTAACGCATCCGACGAATCCTCTGCCAAAGACGATCACCCACTCTTGAACTCCGACTCTCCCGCCGTCGCCGACCAGGATTCCGACGATCTTCACCAGAATTATGCTGCCTTTGTCCGAAGAGACGTTTACGGCACCATGGGCCGAGGAGAGCTTCCGTGGATGGAGAAACTGCTGCTCGCATTGGCCCTGCTTACAATCGTTCCTATACGGGTGGTTATTGGGATGAGTTTGCTGGTTCTCTATTATACAATTTGCAGAGTTTGTACGTTATTTCACGATCCGAATAGGGAGACAGATGAGCAGGAGGATTACGCGCATATGGTTGGATGGAGGAGGTCTGTGATTGTTTGGACCGGAAGATTTCTGTCTAGAGCCGTGTTATTCGTGTTAGGGTTTTATTGGATTTCGGAAGTTTATCGAATCCCGCCTAATGGGGACAAGTCAACTGACGAGGTGCGCTTTAATTTCTGCTATCTGTTACAAGTTCGGACTCGGCCGTTGTTCTGTTCTGCTTTCTtgtatattttagttcatagGTATCTTAATCTCTTCGTCTTTGAGTTTGTTCTTGTgttcattaatattttctattctCTTGTTTGATGTCTAGAACGAAGGGCAAGAGAAGTCTCAAGAGTCTGAAAGACCTGGGGCTATTATCAGCAACCATGTATCATATTTGGATATTTTGTATCATATGTCTTCTTCCTTCCCAAGCTTTGTTGCTAAGGTTTGTTCAAACACAAGTTGTCATAATTATACGGACAATGTGTGATAGATTTTGGTCTGGGCCAATATGAATTTACGTTATAGTTCATCTTTAGGTTTGACTTTTCTGATCCTcgatttttcatcttcttgttTTGGCTGAAGAGATCAGTGGCTAAACTTCCTCTAGTTGGTATTATCAGGTTGGTTCATTTTGAATGGATTTAATATTATGATTATCTTTTCCATAAgccaaacttttatttaaggtttattttaaattcttgcgggaaaactaatttttatcCCTGAACCTGTTTCATGTCCTATATTTCTTAAGGTTTAgctgttgtttttcttttgtcccAGCAAGTGCCTTGGCTGTGTCTATGTTCAAAGGGAGTCAAAGACATCTGAATCTAAGGGTGTTTCAGGTACTTCATGCTTCCATCTCTCAATCATCCTAAAAATTTATGCTCATATGATTGGCATTCTAGTCATAGATTTGAGTGGGTGAAGCGTTTTAGGATAATGTAGGTATCCTTAACCATAATTGTTCACACAATCATACTGCAAACTTGCTATACTGTATGATTCTTGCATAATAGTTCATTCTAGGACATTATTCCCATGAAATGGCTCTTAAATAATGTTCATCTGTAGTTATGCATCTGGGCTCGTATTAATCACAGTGTTGCTTGTAGGTGTTGTGAGTGAAAGAATTCGAGAAGCTGTGAAGAATAGCTCTGCTCCCATGATGATGCTTTTTCCAGGTCTCTTAATGTGCTCTAAGTACATTgtctattattgtttttcttctcgaTTACTGCGTCCCCCTTTAACTTAAGAG
Coding sequences:
- the LOC101218421 gene encoding lysophospholipid acyltransferase LPEAT1 isoform X2, producing the protein MASELQQLRFNPPQSNASDESSAKDDHPLLNSDSPAVADQDSDDLHQNYAAFVRRDVYGTMGRGELPWMEKLLLALALLTIVPIRVVIGMSLLVLYYTICRVCTLFHDPNRETDEQEDYAHMVGWRRSVIVWTGRFLSRAVLFVLGFYWISEVYRIPPNGDKSTDENEGQEKSQESERPGAIISNHVSYLDILYHMSSSFPSFVAKFIFRFDFSDPRFFIFLFWLKRSVAKLPLVGIISKCLGCVYVQRESKTSESKGVSGVVSERIREAVKNSSAPMMMLFPEGTTTNGEYLLPFKTGAFLSKAPVLPYILRYPYQRFSLAWESITGGRHFLLLLCQFVNHMEVIRLPVYVPSPEEKDDPKLYANNIRRLMAKEGNMMLSDIGLPEKRVYLAALNGIPRQC
- the LOC101218421 gene encoding lysophospholipid acyltransferase LPEAT1 isoform X1, which produces MASELQQLRFNPPQSNASDESSAKDDHPLLNSDSPAVADQDSDDLHQNYAAFVRRDVYGTMGRGELPWMEKLLLALALLTIVPIRVVIGMSLLVLYYTICRVCTLFHDPNRETDEQEDYAHMVGWRRSVIVWTGRFLSRAVLFVLGFYWISEVYRIPPNGDKSTDENEGQEKSQESERPGAIISNHVSYLDILYHMSSSFPSFVAKFIFRFDFSDPRFFIFLFWLKRSVAKLPLVGIISKCLGCVYVQRESKTSESKGVSGVVSERIREAVKNSSAPMMMLFPEGTTTNGEYLLPFKTGAFLSKAPVLPYILRYPYQRFSLAWESITGGRHFLLLLCQFVNHMEVIRLPVYVPSPEEKDDPKLYANNIRRLMAKEGNMMLSDIGLPEKRVYLAALNGNNNIRSVLHQKDD
- the LOC101218421 gene encoding lysophospholipid acyltransferase LPEAT1 isoform X3 codes for the protein MASELQQLRFNPPQSNASDESSAKDDHPLLNSDSPAVADQDSDDLHQNYAAFVRRDVYGTMGRGELPWMEKLLLALALLTIVPIRVVIGMSLLVLYYTICRVCTLFHDPNRETDEQEDYAHMVGWRRSVIVWTGRFLSRAVLFVLGFYWISEVYRIPPNGDKSTDENEGQEKSQESERPGAIISNHVSYLDILYHMSSSFPSFVAKRSVAKLPLVGIISKCLGCVYVQRESKTSESKGVSGVVSERIREAVKNSSAPMMMLFPEGTTTNGEYLLPFKTGAFLSKAPVLPYILRYPYQRFSLAWESITGGRHFLLLLCQFVNHMEVIRLPVYVPSPEEKDDPKLYANNIRRLMAKEGNMMLSDIGLPEKRVYLAALNGNNNIRSVLHQKDD